In Seonamhaeicola sp. S2-3, the genomic window CTAATATTCCTTCTGGTAATATTAAACTTAACAAGGATAACTCAGTGTCTTTATTCATCAATATAATTTAAAGTACAAAGAAAATTATTTTTCTCTTTAGACCCAACTTTTGAGATTGATCCGGGATCATGACCAAAAGTTGTGTGTGAATAAAGATAGTTTTAGTTTTGAAGTTTTAAAATTATTGTATTAGAACTTACCTTAGACCTATTAAAACTGTTTTTACCTGAATTCTTAATTAACAACTTCAATTTAGTGAAACACACTAAAACTAACGAAATTCTTCATTTGTATGGGGCATGACCAATTTTTGCCTAAACACAACAATTGGTTATGAACTGGGAAAATTCAATAATTTTACTCACAGGTAAAGCATAGGATATCCATAGGACATCCATAGGACATCTATAGGGTATCTATAGGGCATCTATAGGAGTGAGAAGTGAATAGTGAATGGTGAGTGGTGAGTGTGACCCGTCCTAAAATAGCTATACAAGTTAATAAATAAATCCTGATATAATTATACAAAGTTTAGTGGGTCTAGAGCAAGTTTCAATACGTTGTCTTTTTTAAGAGAACCATTTAACTATTTATACAATCTACACACAACTTTTGGACTTGATTCAATTCTTTCTCTTTAGATTAACTACAATTTTTACGTAAACACAACAATTGGTTATGATTCCTGAAGATTGGTAGATAGTAGAAAATACTTAATAAAAACAAAAAACCCCTACTAATTAAAGTAAGGGTTTCAGTGATCGCGACAGGATTCGAACCTGTGACCGTCTGCTTAGAAGGCAGATGCTCTATCCAGCTGAGCTACGCGACCATTAAAGCGGTGCAAATATAAAATTAAACATAAATCTAACCAAAAGAATATCCATAATTTTTTAATGGATATTTTAGCCTTTAAAAAATCTACTAAAACCAAACATAAAAACCCCTGCAAATGCAAGGGTTTCTCTGGTTTATGTTAGAGTCGGCATAAAACCAAAGTAGAAATAATTATTTACTTCTACTCTATTTCAATTAACTTTTTTACTGGGTTTTCTTCTATACCTTTTTGGGTTTTTAGAAGATTAATTTTTAAAATACCATTTTTATAAGACGCTTTAATGTCTTGATCTAAGTCAACCAACTCTGGTAATCTACATGAACGTTTAAATGATTTGTAACTAAATTCCTTTCTAGAATAATTATCTTCTTCTTTAGTTTCTTCTAATTCTTTCTTAGCACTTACATGAAGAATATCATCTTCTATAGAAACTTCAAAATCATCTTTATTAAATCCAGGAACCGCAAATTCAACATCAAAATTGTTTTCATGTTCAATTACATTCATAGCGGGTATTAAACTATCTTCTGTAAAAAAGTCGTTTTCAAAAATATCATCAAACTCATAATTTGGTGAAAATAATCGATCACTCATAGGTGATAAAAGGTCATGTCTCCAGGGTGTAAACATCCTATTTCTCCAAGGAGTTGAAGCACGGTGTCTTCTTTTGTGTTTTGTTAATGAAGTCATGATACTGTGTTTTTAAGTTAAACAAAATTTCACTTATAAAGTTTATTAAAACACATACATATATCCTATGATATTTATCATGTTTATTAACTGAAAACAACTAATTTACACTTAATTAAAACCCGCATTTTTATTCAAATTAAAAAATAAAGCATCTCATAATAATTCATTATTTCAAAAGTTATATTTTAGCATAAATTAAATTGTTAATGAGCCGCTACCTATATTTTATTTTAACCATTGTTTTTTTAACACTTTGGAGTTCTTGCCGTAAAGATTTTGAATTTTCTCCAAGTACAGGAAGCTTAGAATTTTCTAAAGACACCATTTATTTAGATACCGTTTTTACCAATATTGGCTCTAGTACCTACAACTTAAAAGTTTACAATAGAAGCGATAATGACATATCTATTCCAACCTTAGGTTTAGCTTTAGGCGAAAACTCTAATTACCGATTAAGTGTTGATGGTATAGCTGGTAAATTGTTTAAAAATGTAGAATTACTAGCTCATGATAGTTTATACATTTTTATTGAATCTACTATTGATATTAGCAATTTCTCTAACCCTAACGGCGAATATTTATATACAGACCAAATTGAATTTGATGCAGGTTCTAACCTTCAAAAAGTAGAGTTAGTAACCCTTGTAAAAGATGCGATATTTATTTACCCAAATAGAGATAACACCACCAAAATAGTTGAAACACTAACACTTAATGTTGGAGGCGAACAAATTGAAACCGAATTACAAGGCAGAGAATTACTCCCTTCTGAATTAACTATGACCAACGAAAAACCCTATGTTATTTATGGATTTGCAGCTGTTCCTGAGGGCGAAACGCTTACTATTGATGCTGGCGCACGATTGCATTTTCATGAAAACTCTGGTTTAATTATACAAAATAACGCATCATTACAAGTAAACGGCATGCATAGTGCAGACCAAGAATTACTAGAAAACGAAGTTATTTTTGAAGGTGATAGATTAGAACCTAATTATTCTGAAAGTCCCGGACAATGGGGAACCATTTGGTTTTTAGACGGAAGCACCAATAATTACATTAACTACGCTACCATTAAAAATGCATTAGTAGGCATTTTATGCGATGGAAATCCTGATGCTACCACAGATAAACTAACCATTACAAATTCTCAAATTTATAACTCTAGTAACTTTGGAATTTTAGGTAGAAACACCTCTATTAAAGGCGAAAATGTAGTAATAAATAACTCTGGTTTATCATCTTTTGCAGGTACTTTTGGTGGTAAATATAATTTTACACACTGTACCATTGCCAATTACTGGAATGATGGATTTAGACAATTCCCCTCTGTATTATTAAATAATTTTTTGGTAGATGATGATGACAATGTTATTGTTACCAATTTAACCGAAGCCAACTTTAACAACTGCATTATTTATGGTAACGATAATCCCGAAATTCTTTTAGATGAAGTTGAAGAAGCAAGCGTAAAT contains:
- a CDS encoding right-handed parallel beta-helix repeat-containing protein, which translates into the protein MSRYLYFILTIVFLTLWSSCRKDFEFSPSTGSLEFSKDTIYLDTVFTNIGSSTYNLKVYNRSDNDISIPTLGLALGENSNYRLSVDGIAGKLFKNVELLAHDSLYIFIESTIDISNFSNPNGEYLYTDQIEFDAGSNLQKVELVTLVKDAIFIYPNRDNTTKIVETLTLNVGGEQIETELQGRELLPSELTMTNEKPYVIYGFAAVPEGETLTIDAGARLHFHENSGLIIQNNASLQVNGMHSADQELLENEVIFEGDRLEPNYSESPGQWGTIWFLDGSTNNYINYATIKNALVGILCDGNPDATTDKLTITNSQIYNSSNFGILGRNTSIKGENVVINNSGLSSFAGTFGGKYNFTHCTIANYWNDGFRQFPSVLLNNFLVDDDDNVIVTNLTEANFNNCIIYGNDNPEILLDEVEEASVNFNFKFTNCLIRFEDNNNNFTGPNYDLNDTNHYEGNLYNEDPNFKDTALNMLIIGEESAAINQGLATYATQVPTDILNVNRTTAPDLGAYQHIVFPEED
- a CDS encoding Hsp20/alpha crystallin family protein, with product MTSLTKHKRRHRASTPWRNRMFTPWRHDLLSPMSDRLFSPNYEFDDIFENDFFTEDSLIPAMNVIEHENNFDVEFAVPGFNKDDFEVSIEDDILHVSAKKELEETKEEDNYSRKEFSYKSFKRSCRLPELVDLDQDIKASYKNGILKINLLKTQKGIEENPVKKLIEIE